TCAATGTTCCAAGCGTTGAAATTAACATCTCTATCGCCAACATAATCGCTATCTTCTAAGTAGCCATACTTATCTAATGTATGGAAAGAATAGTTTCTTACTTGCTCCCAATGATGACGGAATTTGAAATCAAAACTCATCTTGGTATTCAAGACATATTCAGCCTTAAGTACGTTGGTAAAGAATTGCTTTTGTCGAGTAGAGAAAATAGAATGGTCATTATCTCTAGTAATGTAGCCCGTTTCATTTTCAGTCAGTTTGGTTGAAAAGACGTAGTACATGAATAGTTTTTCACTAAACCTTACCCTCGGTGACATACGGAAAAACAAAGTGTGTTCATCATATAGAGGTGCTTGTCCACCACCAAAGCTAACGTCAAGAGCTAATTTTCTTCGATAATCGCTAGAAAAAAACATTCGAGCAATGTAATTTTCAGAACGCTTGAAAACATCATCAATGCTCGTTCTTGATTCAAAATAATCGTTTCCTTCAGTCAGTTCTCCACTTGAAGAAACACCCCATGTCAGGAAATTCTTGAAGGTAGATACTTGTTGAGCCTCATAACTTAATTCACTGAATAATCTTGGTTTGTATAACTGTTCATAACTCAAAGATGCCGAGCATTTGAAATCTACTAATCGCTTAGTCGATTCAGTAATACGATAGCTAACATCTGCTGAGGTGTTAAATTCGTTGTTGTTGTATAAAAAACCCATATCGTTAGGGTTGTAGGTATCGCTTTCAATGTTGTTGGCTAGTCCAAATTGAAATTTCCCAGCTACTTTGCTGATATTCATATACGATGCAAAGCCCTGCTCAGTATCTTCTGGGTCTTCTACATGACTGAATCTGTAATTACCAAAAAACTGATAGGTGTTGCTTTTATTTCTGAAAACAGACAACAGTCCTGAAACATTAGCTAAATCGCCCCCCTTTCTCTGAACATTAGTGTTGGTAAAGGTCAAGTACGAATTGTTGGGTAAGGATTGGTCAAGTACCACTATGTTATAGTTACTTAAAGGGTCGTTATCCGTTTCATTTGTTACTGCGTTTAGCACACCAATACCTAGTTTTTTTCCAGTTCTTCCTGTTATCTTGGTAGCATTCAATAAATTGTCGCTAATGCGCCTAGAGTAGAATAAATAGCCTTTGTCAAACAACTCTGTGCCTTCAGTAAAAAAAGGTCTTTTCTCATCGTATTGCACTTCAAACGGAGAGAGGTTAAGCACTTGATTATCAAAGCCCACTTGTCCAAAATCAGGAATCAAAGTCATGTCAAGAGTAAAACTTTCGTTGATGCCGTATTTTACATCCATACCGCCGTTGAAACTATATTCCGTATCTCCATCGTAGTTGGTGGCGTAAGAAGAAATGTATGGTAAAAATGAAAGACGCAAAGGAGGCTCAATATGTTTAAAGCCTTTAATAGTACCTGCTTGAGAGCTGATGTTTTCATTGGTAATGTCAATAGGATTCCAAGTGTATGATGCTCTGTATCGTCTGATATGCCTTTCGATATTTACACTCCAATCTTGAACATCACTTTTTGGAAAACGTAAAGCAGAATAGGGGATTTCAAATTCAGCATACCAACCATTATCATCTTTATAAGTGGCGCCTTTCCAAACCATATCCCAGTTAGAATCTTGACTATAATTAGTAAACTTAATATCTTCTTGAACACCTAGTGGAGATAGTTTAAACCCAAAATCGGTTTGTCCATCTTGATAAGGATTTATGCGTATCAAAACATGGTCGTTGTTACTTCCACCGATTTTATCCCTTTTACACAACTGACTCATTATGCTGTCGGCTTGAGGGTCATACATAGCAACAGCAAAATAAATAGCTTGATTGTCATAGGTGGCTTTCCATTCTGTCCTAAAACCCTTAGGCATACTTGCGCCACTAATAGGGTAATAACTGATAAATTCACCACCAACAGCGTGTTTAGCCCATTCATCTTGTTCAATTTTTCCATCGGTTGTGGGGCTTACATCTGCTCTTTGGATTGTATAGCTTTTAGTCTGCGCTAGAAGAGACAGGGGAAAGCATAAAATAAATAGAAATAGGTGCTTCATCAAGTGTTAATAATTAGGGGACAAATTTACCAAATAATGCCATTCTGTTGTTTCATTATTCCAAACATTAATTTACTTTTGCTCAACTAAAATTTTCATTATGAATCTACACGAGTATCAAGGTAAAGAAATACTAAATAGTTTTGGAGTACGCATACAAAGAGGAATAGTTGCTTCTACTCCTGAAGAAGCTGTAGCAGCAGCTCAAAAATTGAACGAAGAAACAGGAACATCATGGTGGGTTGTTAAAGCGCAAGTTCACGCTGGTGGTCGTGGTAAAGGTGGTGGTGTTAAATTGGCTAAATCTTTGGATGAGGTCAAAAGCATCGCTAATGATATTTTAGGTATGCACTTAGTTACACCTCAAACTTCAGCTGAAGGAAAATTAGTACACCAAGTATTGATCGCTGAAGATGTTTATTACCCAGGCGAGAGTGAAACTTCAGAGTTTTATATGTCTGTATTATTGAACCGTTCTACAGGAAGAAATATGATTATGTATTCTACAGAAGGTGGTATGGATATCGAAGAGGTTGCCGACAAGAC
This Flavobacteriales bacterium DNA region includes the following protein-coding sequences:
- a CDS encoding DUF5916 domain-containing protein; this encodes MKHLFLFILCFPLSLLAQTKSYTIQRADVSPTTDGKIEQDEWAKHAVGGEFISYYPISGASMPKGFRTEWKATYDNQAIYFAVAMYDPQADSIMSQLCKRDKIGGSNNDHVLIRINPYQDGQTDFGFKLSPLGVQEDIKFTNYSQDSNWDMVWKGATYKDDNGWYAEFEIPYSALRFPKSDVQDWSVNIERHIRRYRASYTWNPIDITNENISSQAGTIKGFKHIEPPLRLSFLPYISSYATNYDGDTEYSFNGGMDVKYGINESFTLDMTLIPDFGQVGFDNQVLNLSPFEVQYDEKRPFFTEGTELFDKGYLFYSRRISDNLLNATKITGRTGKKLGIGVLNAVTNETDNDPLSNYNIVVLDQSLPNNSYLTFTNTNVQRKGGDLANVSGLLSVFRNKSNTYQFFGNYRFSHVEDPEDTEQGFASYMNISKVAGKFQFGLANNIESDTYNPNDMGFLYNNNEFNTSADVSYRITESTKRLVDFKCSASLSYEQLYKPRLFSELSYEAQQVSTFKNFLTWGVSSSGELTEGNDYFESRTSIDDVFKRSENYIARMFFSSDYRRKLALDVSFGGGQAPLYDEHTLFFRMSPRVRFSEKLFMYYVFSTKLTENETGYITRDNDHSIFSTRQKQFFTNVLKAEYVLNTKMSFDFKFRHHWEQVRNYSFHTLDKYGYLEDSDYVGDRDVNFNAWNIDLNFNYWFAPASEISIVWKNSILTSGNRVESYYKDNLEALLNNPQENSLSLRVRYFLDYQYLKQK